Proteins encoded within one genomic window of Bradyrhizobium sp. CB1717:
- a CDS encoding YkvA family protein produces MAAEHSVGFEPADRLAEDRESVRRRFWRKLKRVAAQLPFAEDLLAAYYCAFDRQTPRHVQASLLGAIAYFILPFDFVPDVMPILGFTDDAAVLATAIRMVATHITTEHREAARAALKRGVEEGEAAE; encoded by the coding sequence ATGGCTGCCGAGCACAGCGTCGGCTTCGAGCCGGCCGATCGGCTTGCGGAAGATCGTGAGAGCGTCCGCCGCCGCTTCTGGCGCAAGCTGAAGCGCGTCGCCGCGCAACTGCCGTTCGCCGAGGATCTCCTCGCGGCCTATTACTGCGCCTTCGACCGGCAGACGCCGCGCCATGTCCAGGCGTCGCTGCTTGGGGCGATCGCCTATTTCATCCTGCCGTTCGACTTCGTTCCCGACGTGATGCCGATCCTCGGCTTCACCGATGACGCCGCCGTGCTCGCCACCGCCATCCGCATGGTCGCCACCCACATCACGACCGAGCACCGCGAAGCCGCCCGCGCCGCGCTGAAGCGCGGCGTGGAGGAGGGGGAAGCGGCGGAGTAG
- a CDS encoding NADPH:quinone oxidoreductase family protein has protein sequence MKAILCSQYCQPDDLVLAEVPDPVAGPGEAVIAIKAAALNFFDILMIQGKYQIKPPFPFSPAAEVAGVIESIGPGVTDLKVGDRVVASCGHNGAREKIALPAASIVKIPDNLDYDRAAGIIIIYGTALHALEDRASPKPGETLAVLGAAGGTGLAACELGKLMGLKVIACASSDEKLEFAKAHGAELTLNYGKEDLKEGLRKLTGGKGVDIIFDPVGGAYAEQALRSIAWEGRFLVIGFAAGDIPKMPLNLALLKGCDIRGVFWGAWTRLNPAKNRANLEKLVKWTAEGKISSHVDRTFPLAQTADALKVLAGRQAMGKVILHP, from the coding sequence ATGAAAGCCATCCTCTGCTCGCAATATTGCCAGCCCGACGATCTCGTTCTGGCCGAGGTGCCGGATCCGGTGGCGGGCCCCGGCGAAGCCGTGATCGCGATCAAGGCGGCGGCGCTGAACTTCTTCGACATCCTGATGATCCAGGGCAAGTATCAGATCAAGCCGCCGTTCCCGTTCTCGCCGGCCGCGGAGGTCGCTGGCGTGATCGAGAGCATCGGCCCCGGCGTGACTGATCTGAAAGTCGGCGATCGCGTCGTCGCCTCCTGCGGCCACAACGGCGCGCGCGAGAAGATCGCGCTGCCGGCGGCGTCGATCGTGAAGATCCCCGACAATCTCGACTATGACCGCGCGGCCGGCATCATCATCATCTACGGCACCGCGCTGCATGCGCTGGAGGATCGCGCCAGCCCGAAGCCGGGCGAGACGCTCGCGGTGCTCGGCGCCGCCGGCGGCACCGGTTTAGCTGCCTGCGAGCTTGGCAAGCTGATGGGCCTGAAGGTGATCGCCTGCGCCTCGTCGGACGAGAAGCTCGAATTCGCGAAAGCGCATGGCGCCGAGCTCACGTTGAACTACGGCAAGGAGGATTTGAAGGAAGGCCTGCGCAAGCTGACGGGCGGCAAGGGCGTCGACATCATCTTCGATCCCGTGGGTGGTGCTTACGCCGAGCAGGCGCTGCGCTCGATCGCCTGGGAAGGCCGCTTCCTCGTGATCGGCTTTGCCGCCGGCGACATTCCGAAGATGCCGCTGAACCTCGCGCTGTTGAAGGGCTGCGATATCCGCGGCGTGTTCTGGGGTGCCTGGACCCGGCTCAACCCGGCGAAGAACCGCGCCAATCTCGAGAAGCTCGTGAAGTGGACCGCGGAAGGAAAGATTTCATCGCATGTCGACCGCACCTTCCCGCTGGCGCAAACGGCGGATGCGCTGAAGGTGCTGGCGGGCCGTCAGGCCATGGGCAAGGTGATCCTGCATCCGTGA
- a CDS encoding 4a-hydroxytetrahydrobiopterin dehydratase, with the protein MAERLAAEARKQALGGIPGWSEVGGRDAIAKTFVFKDFNEAFGFMTRAALVAEKMDHHPEWRNVYKTVEVVLSTHDAGGVTALDIELAKAMNAIAKLTA; encoded by the coding sequence ATGGCAGAACGGCTGGCGGCGGAAGCACGCAAGCAGGCACTGGGTGGTATTCCCGGCTGGAGCGAGGTCGGGGGTCGCGACGCAATCGCGAAAACCTTTGTCTTCAAGGATTTCAACGAGGCCTTCGGCTTCATGACCCGCGCGGCCCTGGTCGCCGAGAAGATGGACCATCACCCCGAATGGCGGAACGTCTACAAGACCGTGGAGGTGGTGCTGTCGACCCATGATGCCGGCGGCGTCACGGCGCTCGACATCGAGCTCGCCAAGGCGATGAATGCGATCGCCAAGCTGACGGCTTAG
- the argG gene encoding argininosuccinate synthase produces MTTILKSLPKGEKVGIAFSGGLDTSAALLWMKQKGARCYAYTANLGQPDEADYNEIPRKAMEFGAEKARLVDCRTQLVHEGIAAIQSGAFHISTGGITYFNTTPLGRAVTGTMLVAAMKEDGVNIWGDGSTFKGNDIERFYRYGLLTNPGLKIYKPWLDQQFIDELGGRAEMSAFMTAQGFAYKMSAEKAYSTDSNLLGATHEAKDLESLDSGIKIVNPIMGVPFWRDDCAVKAEKVVVRFEEGQPTALNGQTFSDPVALFLEANAIGGRHGLGMSDQIENRIIEAKSRGIYEAPGMALLHIAYERLVTGIHNEDTIEQYRISGMRLGRLLYQGRWFDSQALMLRETAQRWVARAVTGEVTLELRRGNDYSILNTESPNLTYAPERLSMEKVEDAAFTPADRIGQLTMRNLDIADTRTKLKLYSDTGLLSGSEGSQIFRLESDKG; encoded by the coding sequence ATGACCACGATCCTGAAAAGCCTGCCCAAGGGTGAGAAAGTCGGCATCGCTTTTTCGGGCGGTCTCGACACCAGCGCGGCGCTGCTCTGGATGAAGCAGAAGGGCGCGCGCTGCTACGCCTACACCGCCAATCTCGGCCAGCCCGACGAGGCCGATTACAACGAGATCCCGCGCAAGGCGATGGAGTTCGGCGCCGAGAAGGCGCGCCTCGTCGATTGCCGCACGCAGCTGGTCCATGAAGGCATCGCCGCGATCCAGTCCGGCGCCTTCCACATCTCGACCGGCGGCATCACCTATTTCAACACCACGCCGCTCGGGCGCGCCGTCACCGGCACGATGCTGGTCGCGGCCATGAAGGAAGACGGCGTCAACATCTGGGGCGACGGCTCGACCTTCAAGGGCAACGACATCGAGCGCTTCTACCGCTACGGCCTGCTCACCAATCCGGGCCTGAAGATCTACAAGCCCTGGCTCGACCAGCAGTTCATCGACGAGCTCGGCGGCCGTGCCGAGATGTCGGCGTTCATGACCGCGCAGGGCTTTGCCTACAAGATGAGTGCCGAGAAGGCGTACTCGACCGACAGCAATTTGCTCGGCGCCACGCATGAAGCGAAAGATCTCGAGAGCCTCGACAGCGGCATCAAGATCGTCAACCCGATCATGGGCGTGCCGTTCTGGCGCGACGATTGCGCCGTCAAGGCCGAGAAGGTCGTGGTGCGTTTCGAGGAAGGCCAGCCCACGGCGCTGAACGGCCAGACCTTCTCCGATCCCGTCGCGCTGTTCCTCGAAGCCAACGCGATCGGCGGCCGTCATGGTCTCGGCATGAGCGACCAGATCGAGAACCGCATCATCGAGGCCAAGAGCCGCGGCATCTACGAGGCGCCGGGCATGGCGCTGCTGCACATCGCCTATGAGCGCCTCGTCACCGGCATCCACAACGAGGACACCATCGAGCAGTACCGCATCAGCGGCATGCGTTTGGGACGCCTGCTCTATCAGGGTCGCTGGTTCGATTCGCAGGCCTTGATGCTGCGCGAGACCGCGCAGCGCTGGGTCGCGCGCGCCGTTACCGGCGAGGTGACGCTGGAGCTGCGCCGCGGCAACGACTATTCGATCCTCAACACCGAGAGCCCCAACCTCACCTATGCGCCGGAACGGCTCAGCATGGAGAAGGTGGAGGACGCCGCCTTCACGCCGGCCGACCGCATCGGTCAGCTCACCATGCGCAATCTCGACATCGCCGATACGCGGACGAAGCTGAAGCTCTATAGCGACACCGGCCTGCTGTCGGGCAGCGAAGGCTCGCAGATCTTCCGCCTGGAGAGCGACAAGGGCTAA
- a CDS encoding OmpA family protein yields MTNLRFVLLATTALTAMQLANTASHAQSASPLVVAQAQPAPSQETGPDGKPKQPPKGPPAATPPAAPARPAAPPPAAAPPHPPAAPPPAAAPPRPAAPPPPPPPPAARPAPPPPPPPPAAPKQPSPPPAAAPQQHAPTPPPPAPPAARPAPTPPAPPPAPPAARPTPPAPPPAAAHPTPTPPPPPPAAAPSVRPAPAPTATPAAPPPGAPSARPGSPAPAATPAPTATPAPTATPAPTATPAPGSTPGAPPAGRPGALPPGTRPGAPPAAGTPAPGATPAPTATPAPGGAAAPPAGRPGSATPAPGTTPAPGATPAPTATPTPGQQGGTPPAGAPAAGAPAAPPQAGTLPPRPAAPAGAAAPTVVPGSAAATPPPNRAQYRPPTVAPAFQAAPTVAAPLPPPPRPPQRDLTPLAIGAGVVAGAVIGATIADLHNQRREVVEGGRTIYNEPDRIIIRDPGGQAYVRGNDLYRFRYGARDIRTDTIGGETRTVVIRPDGSEVITVVGPDGSLLRRIRRDPGGREIVIIDNSYRDPRSVGGFYVDVPPPVVNIPYDRYIVDAQEASPDVIYATMQAPPVQRIDRRYSLDEIRYSPNVRMQMPSIDVNTINFETGSWTIPPDQAARLQVIADGLNQAIQRNPREVFLIEGHTDAVGNEVDNLSLSDRRAQSAAELLTQQFNVPAENLTSQGYGEQYLKEQTQGPSLINRRVTVRRITPLLNGGQASLPPPPPGTAPPR; encoded by the coding sequence ATGACCAACCTTCGTTTCGTGCTGCTTGCGACGACGGCTCTCACCGCGATGCAATTGGCCAACACTGCATCGCATGCGCAAAGCGCTTCGCCGCTCGTGGTCGCGCAGGCGCAGCCGGCTCCGTCGCAAGAGACCGGCCCTGACGGAAAACCGAAGCAGCCGCCGAAGGGCCCGCCTGCGGCCACGCCGCCTGCCGCGCCCGCGCGCCCGGCTGCACCGCCGCCCGCCGCTGCTCCGCCCCACCCGCCCGCTGCGCCTCCGCCGGCTGCTGCGCCGCCGCGACCGGCAGCACCGCCTCCACCGCCGCCGCCTCCTGCGGCCCGTCCGGCTCCGCCGCCGCCACCCCCGCCGCCTGCCGCTCCGAAGCAGCCGTCGCCGCCTCCGGCCGCGGCCCCGCAGCAGCACGCCCCGACACCGCCGCCGCCAGCGCCGCCCGCGGCACGTCCGGCGCCCACGCCGCCGGCACCGCCTCCGGCCCCACCTGCGGCACGACCGACGCCGCCGGCACCGCCTCCGGCTGCCGCGCACCCGACTCCAACTCCTCCTCCGCCGCCTCCTGCAGCGGCACCCTCGGTGCGGCCCGCGCCTGCGCCTACGGCGACGCCCGCAGCCCCTCCACCCGGTGCACCTTCGGCCCGCCCGGGCTCGCCCGCGCCGGCAGCCACTCCTGCTCCGACTGCGACACCCGCACCGACCGCGACACCTGCGCCGACCGCAACGCCGGCTCCGGGCAGCACGCCCGGCGCACCGCCGGCTGGCCGCCCCGGCGCACTGCCGCCCGGCACCCGTCCCGGCGCGCCTCCGGCGGCGGGAACGCCAGCCCCCGGTGCTACGCCCGCTCCAACGGCAACGCCGGCCCCAGGTGGCGCCGCTGCGCCGCCGGCCGGACGTCCGGGATCGGCGACTCCGGCTCCCGGCACGACCCCTGCCCCCGGCGCGACTCCAGCCCCGACGGCGACGCCAACTCCCGGCCAACAGGGTGGAACGCCTCCTGCCGGCGCACCTGCTGCCGGAGCTCCGGCCGCGCCGCCCCAGGCCGGCACCCTGCCGCCCCGGCCCGCGGCGCCCGCCGGTGCTGCAGCTCCGACGGTCGTCCCCGGCTCCGCGGCTGCTACGCCGCCGCCCAACCGGGCCCAATACCGTCCGCCGACGGTTGCGCCGGCCTTCCAGGCCGCGCCGACGGTCGCGGCACCCTTGCCGCCGCCGCCGCGCCCGCCGCAGCGTGACCTGACGCCGCTCGCGATCGGTGCCGGTGTGGTGGCCGGTGCCGTGATCGGCGCGACCATCGCCGACCTCCACAACCAGCGGCGCGAGGTCGTCGAAGGCGGCCGCACCATCTACAACGAGCCGGACCGCATCATCATCCGCGATCCCGGCGGGCAGGCCTATGTCCGCGGCAACGATCTCTATCGCTTCCGCTACGGCGCCCGCGACATCCGCACTGACACGATCGGCGGCGAAACCCGCACCGTCGTGATCCGTCCCGATGGCAGCGAGGTGATCACCGTGGTCGGCCCGGACGGCTCGCTGCTGCGTCGAATTCGCCGGGACCCCGGCGGGCGCGAGATCGTCATCATCGACAACAGCTACCGCGATCCGCGGTCGGTCGGCGGCTTCTATGTCGACGTGCCGCCGCCGGTCGTGAACATCCCCTACGATCGCTACATCGTCGACGCGCAGGAGGCGTCGCCGGACGTGATCTACGCGACCATGCAGGCACCGCCGGTGCAGCGGATCGATCGCCGTTACTCGCTCGACGAGATCCGCTACAGCCCGAATGTTCGCATGCAGATGCCGAGCATCGACGTCAACACGATCAACTTCGAGACGGGATCGTGGACCATCCCGCCGGACCAGGCGGCCCGGCTGCAGGTGATCGCCGACGGCCTCAACCAGGCGATCCAGCGCAACCCGCGCGAGGTGTTCCTGATCGAGGGCCACACCGACGCGGTCGGCAACGAGGTCGACAATCTGTCGCTCTCGGATCGCCGGGCGCAGTCCGCGGCCGAATTGCTGACGCAGCAGTTCAATGTGCCGGCGGAGAACCTGACGTCGCAGGGCTATGGCGAGCAGTACCTGAAGGAGCAGACGCAGGGACCGAGCCTGATCAACCGGCGCGTCACGGTCCGCCGCATCACGCCGCTGCTCAACGGCGGCCAGGCCTCGCTGCCGCCGCCCCCGCCCGGCACCGCGCCGCCGCGGTAA
- a CDS encoding phosphatase PAP2 family protein, with protein MNRTGLFIALALWLVIGVVFGLYPELDLKLASLFFDPATKTFPLKLIDWAGFARDAAMWIAWAFVLPSLVALVVKMIRPDRPLLVSGRAIVFLLVTIILSAGILTNLTFKTYWGRPRPVVVTEFAGDQQFVPWWDPRGGCARNCSFFSGEGATAFWTLAPAALAPPAWRPLAYAGALIFGAVTSGLRMAFGGHFFTDVSIAGLVTFVVIWFAYALIYRWPRTRFSDEAVDAALTRLNMPAYRLRQRLFGRKTNPAPSI; from the coding sequence ATGAACCGGACTGGACTCTTCATTGCCCTGGCACTGTGGCTCGTGATCGGCGTCGTTTTCGGCCTCTATCCCGAGCTCGATCTCAAGCTGGCCTCGCTGTTCTTCGACCCCGCGACGAAGACGTTTCCGCTCAAGCTGATCGATTGGGCCGGCTTCGCGCGCGACGCGGCGATGTGGATCGCCTGGGCGTTCGTGCTGCCCTCGCTGGTGGCGCTGGTGGTCAAGATGATCCGGCCGGACCGTCCGCTGCTGGTGTCGGGGCGCGCGATCGTGTTCCTGCTGGTGACGATCATCCTGTCGGCCGGCATCCTCACCAATCTCACCTTCAAGACTTATTGGGGCCGGCCGCGCCCGGTGGTGGTGACCGAGTTTGCCGGCGACCAGCAATTCGTGCCGTGGTGGGATCCGCGCGGCGGCTGCGCGCGCAATTGCTCGTTCTTCTCGGGCGAGGGCGCGACCGCGTTCTGGACGCTGGCCCCCGCCGCATTGGCCCCGCCGGCATGGCGGCCGCTCGCTTATGCCGGCGCGCTTATCTTCGGCGCCGTGACGTCAGGGCTCCGCATGGCCTTCGGCGGGCACTTCTTTACCGATGTCTCGATCGCCGGCCTCGTCACCTTCGTCGTGATCTGGTTCGCCTATGCGCTGATCTACCGCTGGCCGCGGACCCGGTTCTCGGACGAGGCGGTGGATGCCGCCCTGACCCGGCTGAACATGCCCGCCTACCGGCTCCGCCAGCGCCTGTTCGGCCGCAAGACCAACCCCGCACCGTCGATTTGA
- a CDS encoding SDR family oxidoreductase — MFETGLLKDKRILVTGGGSGLGAAMGRRFLALGAELVICGRKLDRLEAMASEMRAQIGGKVSTIACDIRDGAAVDGMMDQIWREAPLDILVNNAAATFIAQSEHLSFRAADAILAPTLHGAMYCTLAAGRRWIEGRHGGVVLSILSTSTITGRAFTVPSAMAKSAVLAMTRSLAVEWGPKGIRCVAIAPGPFPTAGASGQLRPEGRDEGWTARNPLGRTGEHGEFADLASFLVSDRAGYINGEMVVIDGGAHLRSSGAEDLLGWTDAQWVAQRAARSKA; from the coding sequence ATGTTTGAAACGGGTCTGCTCAAGGACAAGCGCATCCTCGTCACCGGCGGCGGCTCGGGCCTCGGTGCTGCGATGGGACGCCGTTTCCTCGCGCTCGGCGCCGAGCTCGTGATCTGCGGCCGCAAGCTCGACCGGCTCGAGGCGATGGCGAGCGAGATGCGCGCGCAGATCGGTGGCAAGGTCTCCACCATTGCGTGCGACATCCGCGACGGCGCCGCCGTCGACGGCATGATGGATCAAATCTGGCGCGAGGCGCCGCTCGACATCCTCGTCAACAACGCCGCTGCCACGTTCATCGCGCAGAGTGAGCATCTCTCCTTCCGCGCCGCGGATGCGATCCTGGCGCCGACGCTGCATGGCGCGATGTATTGCACGCTCGCCGCCGGCAGGCGCTGGATCGAGGGCAGGCATGGCGGCGTGGTGCTCTCGATCCTCTCGACCTCGACCATCACCGGCCGCGCCTTCACCGTGCCGTCGGCGATGGCGAAATCGGCGGTGCTGGCAATGACCAGGAGCCTCGCGGTCGAATGGGGCCCGAAGGGCATCCGCTGCGTCGCGATCGCGCCGGGGCCGTTCCCCACCGCCGGCGCATCGGGGCAGCTTCGCCCGGAGGGCCGCGACGAGGGCTGGACCGCGCGCAATCCGCTCGGCCGCACCGGTGAGCACGGCGAGTTCGCCGATCTCGCGAGCTTCCTGGTCTCCGACCGTGCCGGCTACATCAACGGCGAGATGGTGGTGATCGACGGCGGCGCGCATTTACGCAGTTCCGGCGCCGAGGATTTGCTCGGCTGGACCGACGCGCAATGGGTCGCCCAGCGCGCCGCGCGATCCAAAGCCTGA
- a CDS encoding VOC family protein, with protein sequence MIDHLGFSVSDYERAKAFYAKALAPLGYGLIMEVTAEQTGHAAAAGFGADGKPDLWFGGEGAMNKPVHIAIAAKDRATVDAFYKAAMAAGGRDNGPPGLRPHYHANYYGAFVLDPDGHNIEAVCHLPE encoded by the coding sequence ATGATCGACCATCTGGGTTTCTCCGTCTCCGATTACGAGCGCGCGAAAGCGTTCTATGCGAAGGCGCTGGCTCCGCTCGGCTACGGCCTGATCATGGAGGTCACGGCGGAGCAGACCGGTCACGCTGCGGCGGCCGGCTTCGGCGCCGACGGCAAGCCGGATTTATGGTTCGGCGGCGAAGGCGCGATGAACAAGCCGGTGCATATCGCGATCGCCGCCAAGGACCGCGCCACCGTGGATGCCTTCTACAAGGCGGCGATGGCAGCCGGAGGACGCGACAACGGGCCCCCCGGGCTCCGTCCGCATTATCATGCGAACTATTATGGCGCGTTCGTGCTTGATCCCGACGGCCACAACATCGAGGCCGTCTGCCATCTGCCCGAATAG
- a CDS encoding invasion associated locus B family protein, with protein sequence MWRVLLLALTTGGVAWGIPDSARAQPAPKAAPKEAAPKEAAPKAAAPAANTAAKTAAKPESKPAGPAAAVAGGAEPTLIGQFGTWGAYSATPNGKKVCFALAKPSSSKTNPPNRPRDPAYAFVSTRPAEKVNNEVSVMIGYALKPGSESSVEVGGAAFAMYTQGDGLWIKNAAEEERMVEAMRKSADLVVKGVSAKGTETTDTFSLKGLAQALDKIAQDCRR encoded by the coding sequence ATGTGGCGGGTGCTATTATTGGCTTTGACGACTGGCGGGGTGGCGTGGGGAATCCCTGATTCCGCGCGGGCGCAACCGGCGCCCAAGGCCGCACCAAAAGAGGCCGCACCAAAAGAGGCTGCACCGAAAGCGGCTGCGCCGGCGGCCAATACGGCCGCAAAGACCGCTGCAAAGCCCGAGAGCAAACCGGCGGGCCCGGCCGCGGCGGTTGCGGGCGGCGCGGAGCCGACCCTGATCGGCCAGTTCGGCACCTGGGGCGCCTATTCGGCGACACCCAACGGCAAGAAGGTCTGCTTCGCGCTGGCAAAGCCCTCGTCGTCGAAGACGAACCCGCCGAATCGGCCGCGCGATCCCGCCTATGCCTTCGTCTCGACCCGGCCGGCGGAGAAGGTGAACAACGAAGTCTCGGTCATGATCGGCTACGCGCTGAAGCCGGGCTCGGAATCCTCGGTCGAGGTCGGCGGCGCCGCCTTTGCGATGTATACGCAGGGCGATGGCCTCTGGATCAAGAACGCGGCCGAGGAGGAGCGGATGGTCGAAGCCATGCGCAAATCCGCCGATCTCGTGGTCAAGGGCGTCTCGGCCAAGGGGACGGAGACGACCGACACCTTCTCGCTGAAGGGCCTCGCCCAGGCGCTCGACAAGATCGCCCAGGATTGTAGGCGATAA
- the rlmN gene encoding 23S rRNA (adenine(2503)-C(2))-methyltransferase RlmN, which yields MQPTTEPHNAILVEKTPLETYVPPAKPSLIGLSRSELADRLGEIGVAPAQRKMRVQQLWHWLYFRGAQSFDDMTSISKGIRADLAQHFTVDRPEVVAEQISNDGTRKWLLRLPSGDNVEKAHEVECVYIPETDRGTLCVSSQVGCTLNCSFCHTGTQRLVRNLTAGEIVGQVMVARDRLNDWADREDGTRRVTNIVMMGMGEPLYNFDAVRDALLIVGDNEGIGISRRRITLSTSGVVPNIVRAGEEIGVMLAISLHAVRDELRNELVPLNRKYPIKELLQACRDYPGASNARRITFEYVMLKGVNDSLDDAKLLVKMLKGIHAKINLIPFNPWPGTAYECSDWDQIEKFSEYIFNAGYSSPVRTPRGRDILAACGQLKSETEKLSARERQALRAMAMTD from the coding sequence ATGCAACCGACGACCGAGCCGCACAACGCAATCCTGGTGGAGAAGACTCCGCTCGAAACCTACGTGCCGCCGGCCAAACCGTCGCTGATCGGCCTGTCGCGCAGCGAGCTTGCCGACCGCCTCGGCGAGATCGGGGTCGCGCCGGCGCAGCGCAAGATGCGCGTGCAGCAGCTCTGGCACTGGCTCTATTTCCGCGGCGCCCAGAGCTTCGACGACATGACCTCGATCTCGAAGGGCATCCGCGCCGACCTCGCGCAGCACTTCACCGTCGACCGTCCCGAAGTCGTGGCCGAGCAGATTTCCAACGACGGCACCCGCAAATGGCTGCTGCGGCTGCCGAGCGGCGACAATGTCGAGAAGGCGCATGAAGTCGAGTGCGTCTACATCCCCGAGACCGACCGCGGCACGCTCTGCGTCTCCTCGCAGGTCGGCTGCACGCTGAACTGCTCGTTCTGCCACACCGGCACGCAGCGCCTGGTGCGCAACCTCACCGCCGGCGAGATCGTCGGCCAGGTGATGGTCGCGCGCGATCGCCTGAACGACTGGGCCGATCGCGAGGACGGCACGCGCCGCGTCACCAACATCGTGATGATGGGCATGGGCGAGCCGCTCTACAATTTCGACGCGGTGCGCGATGCGCTGCTGATCGTCGGCGACAATGAAGGCATCGGCATCTCCCGCCGCCGCATCACGCTGTCGACCTCGGGCGTGGTGCCGAACATCGTGCGCGCCGGCGAGGAGATCGGCGTCATGCTCGCGATCTCGCTGCATGCGGTGCGTGACGAGCTTCGCAACGAGCTGGTACCGCTCAATCGCAAATATCCGATCAAGGAGCTCTTGCAGGCCTGCCGCGACTATCCCGGCGCCTCGAACGCGCGCCGCATCACCTTCGAATATGTGATGCTCAAGGGCGTCAACGATTCGCTCGACGATGCGAAGCTGCTGGTGAAGATGCTCAAGGGCATTCACGCAAAAATCAATCTGATCCCGTTCAATCCCTGGCCCGGCACCGCCTATGAGTGTTCGGACTGGGACCAGATCGAAAAGTTCTCCGAATACATCTTCAACGCCGGCTATTCCTCGCCGGTGCGCACCCCGCGCGGCCGCGACATCCTCGCCGCCTGCGGCCAGCTCAAGTCGGAGACTGAAAAGCTCAGCGCTCGCGAGCGCCAGGCGCTCCGCGCCATGGCGATGACGGATTAG
- a CDS encoding TAXI family TRAP transporter solute-binding subunit: MRNVLKMALAAITTICAFAAHAEQGEYDPAKVSDSLKAIFQFGSNSTKQSLNANTVTLITGTIGGTYVQFGADLASVLDDGNKIRVLPIVGRGSVQSVADILFLQGVDLGVVRADTLDYLERKGFAKDIKKQFTYVTKLYNEEMQVIAPKSVATLKDLEGKKVSVDLPNGGTFVTALTVFERLGIKANFVYVEQRIAMEKLKAGEIDAVIVVGGKPYKSVSTFGNDGRFHLAKVDYAKPLQSDYLPATLTAKDYPNLIKEGESVDTIAVPAVLAAYNWAPNTERYRKLALFVDAFFTKFPALQNPPFHPKWKEVSLAAPLSGWNRLPVAQQWLDKHGVEPVTRQRFEAFLKQTPTAANVSDADKETLFKQFQVWDAEKARAEAGKK, from the coding sequence ATGCGCAACGTTTTAAAAATGGCGCTTGCCGCCATCACGACCATCTGCGCCTTCGCGGCTCATGCCGAGCAGGGCGAATACGATCCGGCCAAGGTCTCTGACAGCCTGAAGGCCATCTTCCAGTTCGGCTCGAACTCGACCAAGCAGTCGCTGAACGCCAACACCGTCACGCTGATCACGGGCACGATCGGCGGCACCTATGTGCAGTTCGGCGCCGACCTCGCCTCGGTGCTCGACGACGGCAACAAGATCCGCGTGCTGCCGATCGTCGGCCGCGGCTCGGTGCAGAGCGTCGCCGACATCCTGTTCCTGCAAGGTGTCGATCTCGGCGTCGTGCGCGCCGACACGCTCGACTATCTCGAGCGCAAGGGCTTTGCCAAGGACATCAAGAAACAGTTCACTTACGTGACCAAGCTCTACAATGAAGAGATGCAGGTCATCGCGCCGAAGTCGGTCGCGACGCTGAAGGATCTCGAGGGCAAGAAGGTCAGCGTCGATCTGCCCAATGGCGGGACCTTCGTCACTGCACTGACGGTGTTCGAGCGGCTCGGGATCAAGGCGAACTTCGTCTATGTCGAGCAGCGCATCGCCATGGAGAAGCTGAAGGCCGGCGAGATCGACGCCGTCATCGTGGTCGGCGGCAAGCCGTACAAGTCGGTCTCGACCTTCGGCAATGACGGCCGCTTCCATCTCGCCAAGGTCGACTACGCCAAGCCGCTGCAGAGCGACTATCTGCCGGCGACGCTGACGGCGAAGGACTATCCGAACCTGATCAAGGAGGGCGAGAGCGTCGACACCATCGCGGTGCCCGCGGTGCTCGCGGCCTATAATTGGGCGCCCAACACCGAGCGCTATCGCAAGCTTGCGCTGTTCGTGGACGCGTTCTTCACGAAATTCCCGGCGCTGCAGAACCCGCCCTTCCATCCCAAGTGGAAGGAGGTCTCGCTCGCGGCGCCGCTGTCCGGCTGGAACAGATTGCCGGTGGCGCAGCAATGGCTCGACAAGCACGGCGTCGAGCCGGTGACGCGACAGCGCTTCGAAGCGTTCCTGAAGCAGACCCCGACCGCCGCAAACGTGTCCGATGCGGACAAGGAAACGCTGTTCAAGCAATTCCAGGTATGGGACGCGGAGAAAGCGCGGGCGGAGGCGGGGAAGAAGTAG